A window of Drosophila subobscura isolate 14011-0131.10 chromosome E, UCBerk_Dsub_1.0, whole genome shotgun sequence contains these coding sequences:
- the LOC117892298 gene encoding protein FAM8A1 — MSEQIEEKLQKLLTDPAISQDLTTKEAYFASLSEWAKQASISQNAMAMFPYYLLANYPQLFQPNPLLSSSPLRAQEAGSAAAPAAAPPAFRRFRVLDEVQQQETIQRVGGYEYVVAPFWKRAVAEAIDMFILFILKIIVTFGIVNLFDIDFDKDVMRRTLEDEDLFVNFFDISMDFINMSSDLLMIEMLTKMIVCCYEAVWTVWYNGATPGKSLMKIRIHYVEAVLPLQAPVVPQFVFQPQREPLRALLYPAETPKLLRAFARALAKNLVMTLLFPICVVMIFFKNNRTAYDIMTKTIVVESNSNAIYRTDVPQQQQRNR; from the coding sequence ATGAGCGAACAAATCGaggagaagctgcaaaagCTTCTTACCGATCCAGCCATCAGCCAGGACCTGACAACGAAGGAAGCCTACTTCGCCAGTCTTTCTGAGTGGGCAAAACAAGCCTCTATATCCCAaaatgcaatggcaatgttTCCATATTACCTGCTCGCCAACTACCCGCAGCTGTTTCAACCAAATCCCCTCCTGTCGAGTTCTCCTCTAAGGGCACAGGAAGCTGGAAGCgcggctgctcctgcggcAGCTCCACCCGCCTTCAGACGCTTCCGGGTGCTGGACGAagtccagcagcaggagaccaTACAGCGTGTGGGCGGCTATGAGTATGTTGTGGCGCCGTTTTGGAAGCGAGCCGTCGCGGAGGCAATCGACATGTTCATCCTGTTCATTCTGAAAATAATTGTGACCTTTGGCATAGTGAATCTCTTTGATATCGATTTTGACAAGGACGTTATGCGGAGAACGCTGGAGGATGAGGATCTCTTTGTGAACTTCTTCGACATCTCCATGGACTTTATAAACATGTCGTCCGATCTGCTCATGATAGAGATGCTAACCAAGATGATAGTGTGCTGCTATGAGGCTGTTTGGACGGTCTGGTACAACGGAGCTACGCCTGGCAAGTCGCTGATGAAGATACGCATACACTATGTGGAGGCAGTGCTTCCTCTGCAGGCACCCGTCGTGCCACAATTTGTTTTCCAACCACAGCGGGAACCACTGAGAGCCCTGCTCTATCCCGCTGAGACCCCAAAATTGCTGAGGGCATTCGCGCGGGCGCTCGCGAAGAACCTTGTTATGACGCTGCTGTTTCCCATCTGCGTCGTTATGATATTCTTCAAGAACAACCGAACCGCCTACGACATAATGACAAAGACGATAGTCGTCGAGTCCAACTCCAATGCCATATACCGCACCGatgtgccgcagcagcaacaacgtaATCGCTAA